TGTTCCAAAAGGTGTCCAAACAATGATCCGTAAATCATTAATTTAAGTTATAGAGATTATAAATTCAGAACTTGGGTGAGGGGAAGTCAAGTGAAAAAGCTGTATGCAGTTTTAGGAGATCCGATAGGACACTCGATGTCGCCTGTCATGCACAATGATTTGTTTTCCTTTTATAACATCGACGCCTATTACCTTCCTTTTCAAGTGAAGAGTGAAGAATTACGGGAAGCAGTAAAGGGATTAAAGGCGCTTGGGGTCGGCGGATTCAACGTTACTGTACCTCATAAAAGTACGATTATTCCTTTCTTAGATGAGGTAGATGATTTAGCAGCCAATATCGGTGCTGTGAATACTGTCGTTAATAAGGATGGGAAATTAATTGGCTATAATACCGATGGTCCAGGATTTTTAAGGGGACTTCAAACAAGCCTTTCTTCCTTGAAAGATAAAAGGGTCTTAATTATTGGAGCGGGCGGAGCAGCACGGGCGATTTACTTTACTTTGGCGAATGAACAGCCTTCAAGCATAGATATCACTAATCGTACCTTAGAAAAGGCAGAAAGTTTGATTGAAGCATGTCCCTATGCAATTTCATCTACCGCATGTAACCTATCTGAA
The window above is part of the Bacillus sp. SORGH_AS_0510 genome. Proteins encoded here:
- the aroE gene encoding shikimate dehydrogenase produces the protein MKKLYAVLGDPIGHSMSPVMHNDLFSFYNIDAYYLPFQVKSEELREAVKGLKALGVGGFNVTVPHKSTIIPFLDEVDDLAANIGAVNTVVNKDGKLIGYNTDGPGFLRGLQTSLSSLKDKRVLIIGAGGAARAIYFTLANEQPSSIDITNRTLEKAESLIEACPYAISSTACNLSEASKQLEEYDLIIQTTMVGMSPRTSLQPLDLTNMRKGTMVCDIIYNPLTTQFLYAAKEKGAMTQNGIDMFVYQGALAFEKWTGILPDTQRMRENVLTQLGGKTC